The proteins below come from a single Streptomyces spongiicola genomic window:
- a CDS encoding AIM24 family protein: MNQQLAGFAPTPAVARMENHGRTMLKVAMASGRDLFARAGSMVAYEGFIQYEPNPPAVRRIAGQWVTGEGAPVMKCSGDGLLYLADYGADVVVVNLDDDSISVNGTNLLAFDAHLQWGVERVKGLAKFAGQGLWNITVSGTGWVALTSRGTPVVVECGRGEDETYVDPDALVAWSPNLRVKGKRSFKASSLIGRGSGEAFQMAFSGQGVVVVQPSEDSTDRLRVRG; encoded by the coding sequence ATGAACCAGCAACTCGCGGGCTTCGCCCCGACGCCCGCGGTGGCCCGGATGGAGAACCACGGCCGCACGATGCTCAAGGTCGCCATGGCCTCCGGCCGGGACCTGTTCGCCCGGGCCGGCTCCATGGTCGCCTACGAGGGCTTCATCCAGTACGAGCCGAACCCGCCCGCCGTCCGCCGGATCGCCGGCCAGTGGGTCACCGGCGAGGGCGCGCCCGTCATGAAGTGCTCCGGTGACGGACTGCTGTATCTGGCCGACTACGGGGCCGACGTCGTGGTCGTCAATCTCGACGACGACTCGATCTCGGTCAACGGCACCAATCTGCTGGCCTTCGACGCGCATCTGCAGTGGGGCGTCGAGAGGGTCAAGGGCCTCGCCAAGTTCGCGGGCCAGGGGCTGTGGAACATCACGGTCTCGGGCACCGGCTGGGTCGCCCTCACCTCGCGCGGTACACCGGTCGTCGTGGAATGCGGCCGCGGCGAGGACGAGACCTACGTCGACCCGGACGCCCTCGTGGCCTGGTCGCCGAATCTGAGGGTGAAGGGCAAGCGCAGCTTCAAGGCGTCCTCCCTGATCGGGCGGGGCAGCGGAGAGGCCTTCCAGATGGCCTTCTCCGGCCAGGGCGTCGTCGTCGTACAGCCGAGCGAGGACAGCACCGACCGACTGCGGGTCCGGGGCTGA
- a CDS encoding molybdenum cofactor biosynthesis protein MoaE, translating into MGRIDDHPGEQAAEDPIRLLAIRDTPLSVDEVFRAVGDAAAGGTALFVGTVRNHDGGADVEALGYSCHPTAEAELRRVAEKTAAEYPVRALAAVHRVGDLEVGDLAVVVAVSCPHRGEAFEACRKLIDDLKHEVPIWKHQQFSDGTEEWVGA; encoded by the coding sequence ATGGGACGCATTGACGATCACCCGGGTGAGCAGGCGGCGGAGGACCCGATCCGGTTGCTGGCGATCAGGGACACCCCGCTCTCCGTGGACGAGGTGTTCCGTGCCGTGGGCGATGCGGCGGCCGGTGGCACGGCGCTGTTCGTGGGCACCGTGCGGAACCACGACGGCGGCGCGGACGTCGAGGCGCTCGGCTACTCCTGCCATCCCACCGCCGAGGCCGAGCTGCGCCGTGTCGCGGAGAAGACCGCCGCCGAGTACCCGGTCCGGGCCCTGGCCGCCGTCCACCGCGTGGGCGACCTGGAGGTCGGGGACCTGGCCGTGGTCGTCGCCGTCTCGTGCCCGCACCGGGGTGAGGCCTTCGAGGCGTGCCGCAAGCTGATCGACGACCTCAAGCACGAGGTCCCGATCTGGAAGCACCAGCAGTTCTCCGACGGCACCGAAGAATGGGTCGGCGCGTAG
- a CDS encoding zinc-dependent metalloprotease, whose protein sequence is MSDTPFGFGLPPEEPESGDEGKKKDPAGGGQGSGGGQGGQGGPANPFGFGFPGGGQGPGGGDNPFAAIFGSLNPTDLGAAFQQLGQMLSYEGGPVNWDMAKQIARQTVSQGTPDGTRDSSVGPAERAAVEEAVRLADLWLDGSTSLPSGAGTAVAWSRAEWVESTLPAWRQLVDPVAERVGVAMGDVLPEEMQAVAGPLIGMMRSMGGAMFGQQIGQAVGVLAGEVVGSTDVGLPLGPAGKAALLPLNIEAFGKDLGVPKDEIRLYLALREAAHQRLFAHVPWLRSHLFGAVEGYARGIKVDTSKLEDVVGQFDPAHPEQVQEALQQGMFQPEETPAQKAALARLETALALVEGWVDAVVHDAAGNRLTSANALRETLRRRRASGGPAEQTFATLIGLQLRPRRLRDASRLWASLTDARGVDGRDGLWAHPDMLPTADDLDDPDGFVHREQLDFSELDKMLGDAAEGRDGDDTQK, encoded by the coding sequence GTGAGTGACACCCCATTCGGATTCGGCCTTCCGCCGGAGGAGCCGGAGAGCGGCGACGAGGGCAAGAAGAAGGACCCTGCCGGAGGCGGGCAGGGCTCCGGGGGCGGCCAGGGAGGCCAGGGCGGCCCGGCCAACCCCTTCGGATTCGGCTTCCCCGGGGGCGGGCAGGGGCCCGGCGGCGGGGACAACCCGTTCGCCGCGATCTTCGGCTCGCTGAACCCGACCGACCTCGGGGCGGCCTTCCAGCAGCTCGGCCAGATGCTGAGCTACGAGGGCGGCCCGGTGAACTGGGACATGGCGAAGCAGATCGCACGTCAGACCGTCTCCCAGGGCACTCCGGACGGCACCAGGGACTCCAGCGTCGGCCCCGCCGAGCGTGCCGCGGTCGAGGAGGCCGTGCGCCTCGCCGACCTGTGGCTCGACGGCTCCACGTCCCTGCCGTCCGGGGCCGGCACCGCCGTGGCGTGGAGCCGCGCCGAGTGGGTCGAGTCGACCCTTCCGGCGTGGCGGCAGCTCGTCGACCCGGTCGCCGAGCGCGTGGGTGTCGCCATGGGCGATGTACTGCCCGAGGAGATGCAGGCCGTGGCGGGTCCGCTGATCGGCATGATGCGCTCGATGGGCGGCGCCATGTTCGGCCAGCAGATCGGCCAGGCCGTCGGCGTGCTCGCGGGCGAGGTCGTCGGTTCGACGGACGTCGGCCTGCCCCTGGGCCCGGCCGGGAAGGCCGCGCTGCTCCCGCTGAACATCGAGGCGTTCGGCAAGGACCTTGGCGTCCCCAAGGACGAGATCCGGCTCTATCTGGCGCTGCGCGAGGCGGCCCACCAGCGCCTCTTCGCCCACGTTCCGTGGCTGCGCTCGCATCTGTTCGGCGCGGTCGAGGGCTACGCCCGCGGGATCAAGGTCGACACGTCCAAGCTCGAGGACGTGGTGGGCCAGTTCGACCCCGCGCACCCCGAGCAGGTGCAGGAGGCGCTTCAGCAGGGCATGTTCCAGCCGGAGGAGACCCCCGCGCAGAAGGCCGCGCTGGCCCGTCTGGAGACCGCGCTGGCCCTGGTCGAGGGGTGGGTGGACGCCGTGGTGCACGACGCGGCCGGGAACAGGCTGACGTCGGCGAACGCCCTGCGCGAGACGCTTCGCCGCCGCCGCGCCTCGGGCGGTCCCGCGGAGCAGACGTTCGCCACCCTCATCGGTCTCCAGCTGCGTCCACGCCGGCTGCGGGACGCGTCCCGGCTGTGGGCGTCGCTCACCGACGCACGCGGTGTCGACGGGCGCGACGGGCTGTGGGCGCACCCCGACATGCTGCCGACGGCCGACGATCTCGACGACCCGGACGGGTTCGTCCACCGTGAGCAGCTCGACTTCTCGGAGCTGGACAAGATGCTCGGCGACGCGGCCGAGGGCCGGGACGGGGACGACACCCAGAAGTGA
- a CDS encoding SDR family oxidoreductase, which translates to MSSPDPQVRATRNPSTPAPGRGPVVAVTGAASGVGDLLTRRLVASDDIGRVVAVDERRGDVPEAHWHVLDVRDPAIAEKFRGADVVVHLALDLDLETDSAARSAYNVRGTQTVLTAAAAAGVRRVVLCTSAMVYGALADNDVPLSEDAELRATAEATAVGDLLEIERLGRRAPRAHPGLNVTVARPAVLVGGTDTALTRYFESPRLLVVAGSRPTWQFCHVEDLVSALEYAALEKVDGEFAVGCDGWLEQEEVEEFSGIRRMELPSAVALGAAARLHRIGLTPSPAGDLAYTMHPWVVSVGRLHDAGWRPRWTNEEVLGALLEEVQGRHTVAGRRLGRKDATAAAGAAGATVALLGTAALVRRARKRRGL; encoded by the coding sequence GTGAGTTCCCCAGACCCGCAGGTTCGCGCAACGCGAAACCCCTCGACCCCGGCCCCGGGGCGCGGCCCCGTGGTCGCGGTGACCGGCGCCGCCTCCGGCGTCGGCGACCTGCTGACCAGGCGCCTCGTAGCGTCGGACGACATCGGCCGGGTCGTCGCGGTCGACGAGCGCCGGGGCGACGTCCCCGAGGCGCACTGGCACGTCCTGGACGTCCGCGACCCGGCGATCGCCGAGAAGTTCCGCGGAGCCGACGTCGTCGTGCACCTGGCGCTCGACCTCGACCTCGAGACCGACTCCGCGGCACGTAGCGCGTACAACGTGCGCGGTACGCAGACCGTGCTCACCGCAGCCGCGGCCGCGGGTGTCCGCCGCGTCGTGCTGTGCACCTCGGCGATGGTGTACGGGGCCCTGGCCGACAACGACGTCCCGCTCTCGGAGGACGCGGAGCTGCGTGCCACGGCGGAGGCCACGGCCGTCGGCGATCTGCTGGAGATCGAGCGGCTGGGCCGCCGCGCTCCTCGCGCCCACCCCGGCCTGAACGTGACCGTCGCCAGGCCCGCCGTGCTGGTCGGCGGCACCGACACGGCGCTCACCCGCTACTTCGAGTCGCCGAGACTGCTCGTCGTCGCGGGTTCCCGTCCCACCTGGCAGTTCTGCCATGTCGAGGACCTGGTGAGCGCGCTGGAGTACGCGGCCCTCGAGAAGGTCGACGGGGAGTTCGCGGTCGGCTGCGACGGCTGGCTGGAACAGGAGGAGGTCGAGGAGTTCAGCGGTATCCGGCGCATGGAGCTGCCCTCGGCGGTCGCCCTCGGCGCGGCGGCGCGACTGCACCGCATCGGCCTCACCCCCTCGCCGGCGGGCGACCTCGCGTACACCATGCATCCTTGGGTCGTCAGTGTCGGCAGGCTGCACGACGCCGGCTGGCGTCCCCGGTGGACCAATGAGGAGGTGCTGGGCGCCCTGCTCGAGGAGGTCCAGGGCCGGCACACGGTCGCAGGGCGCCGGCTGGGCCGCAAGGACGCCACCGCGGCGGCGGGCGCGGCGGGCGCGACCGTCGCTCTGCTGGGCACGGCGGCCCTCGTCCGCCGCGCCCGCAAGCGCCGCGGGCTCTGA
- a CDS encoding NUDIX hydrolase, whose protein sequence is MSLYDDAVRVLQGYDGGQRELRRAYLDHLADRPDGVWKACRAGHITASALVVDPARERVLLTLHRKLGMWLQMGGHCEPGDAGLADAALREATEESGIAGLGLLPGGPVALDRHAIPAPCQWHLDVQYAALAAPDSAPAISDESLDLRWFGYAEVADVADASVVRLLERTRARL, encoded by the coding sequence GTGAGTCTGTACGACGACGCGGTCCGCGTGCTCCAGGGCTACGACGGCGGACAGCGGGAGCTGCGCCGGGCCTATCTGGACCATCTCGCGGACCGCCCCGACGGCGTGTGGAAGGCCTGCCGGGCCGGGCACATCACGGCCAGCGCCCTGGTCGTGGACCCGGCGCGGGAGCGGGTGCTGCTGACCCTGCACAGGAAGCTCGGCATGTGGCTGCAGATGGGCGGCCACTGCGAGCCGGGGGACGCCGGGCTCGCGGACGCGGCGCTGCGCGAGGCGACCGAGGAATCGGGCATCGCCGGGCTGGGTCTGCTGCCCGGAGGTCCCGTGGCACTGGACCGGCACGCGATCCCGGCACCGTGCCAATGGCACCTGGATGTGCAGTACGCGGCGCTGGCGGCGCCGGACTCGGCTCCGGCGATCAGCGACGAGTCACTCGACCTGCGCTGGTTCGGCTACGCGGAGGTGGCGGATGTCGCGGACGCGTCGGTGGTCCGTCTTCTGGAGCGGACCCGCGCCAGGCTCTAG
- a CDS encoding ABC1 kinase family protein, producing the protein MSDLPRKAVTRTAKLATLPLGFAGRATWSLGRRIGGRSAEIVARELQQRTAEQLFRVLGELKGGAMKFGQALSVFESALPEEVAGPYRAALTRLQDAAPPMPARTVHEALAERLGGDWRGLFLEFEDRPAAAASIGQVHRAVWHDGREVAVKVQYPGAGEALLSDLSQLSRFARLLGPLIPGMDVKPLIAELHDRVAEELDYALEARAQREHAAEFAGDPDVVVPDVVHQADRVLVTEWMDGTPLAEVISDGTREQRDRAGQLLARFLFSGPARTGLLHADPHPGNFRLLSAAGAEEGEGDPTRCRLGVLDFGTVDRLPGGLPRTIGDSLRMTLAGEADAVYGVLCEEGFVKESIDLDPDAVLEYLLPIIEPAEADRFTFTRGWMRAQAARIADPRSPAHQLGRQLNLPPAYLLIHRVTLSTIGVLCQLNATVRLRDELESWLPGFLAGAETGGESGGESGAPTGGEAGAETGDVAAEV; encoded by the coding sequence ATGTCTGATCTTCCCCGGAAGGCGGTCACCCGCACGGCCAAGTTGGCCACTCTGCCACTGGGTTTCGCCGGCCGCGCCACCTGGAGTCTGGGCAGGCGGATCGGCGGCAGGTCCGCGGAGATCGTGGCGCGCGAGTTGCAGCAGCGCACGGCCGAGCAGTTGTTCAGGGTGCTAGGTGAGCTGAAGGGCGGTGCGATGAAGTTCGGGCAGGCCCTGTCCGTCTTCGAGTCGGCCTTGCCCGAGGAGGTGGCCGGGCCCTACCGGGCCGCGCTCACCAGACTCCAGGACGCCGCGCCCCCGATGCCCGCCCGCACGGTCCATGAGGCGCTGGCGGAGCGGCTGGGCGGGGACTGGCGCGGGCTCTTCCTGGAGTTCGAGGACAGGCCCGCGGCGGCCGCATCCATCGGCCAGGTACACCGAGCGGTCTGGCACGACGGGCGCGAGGTCGCGGTGAAGGTCCAGTATCCGGGGGCAGGAGAGGCACTGTTGTCGGACCTGTCCCAGTTGAGCCGGTTCGCCAGGCTGCTGGGACCGCTGATCCCGGGAATGGACGTCAAGCCACTGATCGCCGAACTCCACGACCGGGTGGCGGAAGAGCTGGACTACGCACTTGAGGCCCGGGCCCAGCGGGAGCACGCCGCGGAGTTCGCGGGCGACCCCGACGTGGTGGTGCCCGATGTGGTCCACCAGGCCGACCGGGTGCTGGTCACCGAGTGGATGGACGGCACTCCGCTGGCAGAGGTGATCAGCGACGGCACGCGGGAACAGCGGGACCGGGCCGGCCAGCTGCTGGCCCGGTTCCTCTTCTCCGGCCCCGCCCGGACAGGGCTGCTGCACGCCGATCCGCACCCGGGCAACTTCCGGCTGCTCTCCGCGGCCGGTGCGGAGGAGGGCGAAGGAGATCCGACCCGGTGTCGGCTCGGCGTCCTGGACTTCGGCACGGTGGACCGGCTGCCCGGCGGACTCCCCCGGACGATCGGCGATTCGCTCCGGATGACTCTGGCGGGGGAGGCCGACGCGGTCTACGGGGTGCTGTGCGAGGAGGGCTTCGTCAAGGAGTCGATCGACCTCGACCCCGACGCGGTGCTGGAGTACCTGCTGCCGATCATCGAACCCGCGGAAGCGGACCGGTTCACCTTCACTCGCGGCTGGATGCGCGCCCAGGCGGCCCGGATAGCGGATCCCCGTTCCCCCGCACACCAGTTGGGCAGGCAGCTCAATCTGCCGCCGGCCTATCTGCTGATCCACCGTGTGACACTGAGCACGATCGGCGTGCTCTGCCAGCTGAACGCGACCGTGCGGCTCCGGGACGAACTCGAGAGCTGGCTGCCCGGTTTCCTCGCCGGTGCCGAGACCGGCGGCGAGAGCGGCGGCGAGAGCGGTGCCCCGACCGGCGGTGAGGCAGGTGCCGAGACCGGCGACGTTGCGGCGGAGGTCTGA
- a CDS encoding M48 metallopeptidase family protein, protein MSADRPLPAPSQHRSTTAQPPRPAATSAVEVRRSARRRRTVSAYRDGDRTVVLIPARMSEAEEQRWVTVMLDKLAAQESRRALGDGELAERARLLSGQYLDGRARPASVRWVTNQNTRWGSCTPAEGSIRLSHRLKGMPEYVVDYVLLHELAHLLVPGHGPRFWRLLDAYPRTERARGYLEGVVAADRLPHLPAARGG, encoded by the coding sequence GTGTCCGCCGACCGACCGCTCCCCGCCCCGAGCCAACACCGCAGCACGACCGCCCAACCGCCCCGCCCCGCCGCGACGAGCGCGGTCGAGGTGCGGCGCAGCGCCAGGCGCCGCCGAACGGTCTCCGCGTACCGCGACGGCGACCGGACCGTCGTGCTGATCCCCGCCCGGATGAGTGAGGCGGAGGAGCAGCGCTGGGTGACGGTGATGCTGGACAAGCTCGCGGCCCAGGAGAGCAGGCGCGCGCTCGGCGACGGAGAGCTGGCGGAACGCGCCCGCCTGCTCTCCGGGCAGTACCTCGACGGACGCGCGCGGCCGGCGTCGGTGCGCTGGGTGACCAACCAGAACACCCGCTGGGGGTCGTGCACTCCCGCGGAGGGCAGCATCCGCCTCTCGCACCGGCTGAAGGGCATGCCGGAGTACGTCGTGGACTACGTGCTCCTCCATGAGCTGGCCCACCTTCTGGTGCCCGGACACGGGCCCCGCTTCTGGCGGCTCCTGGACGCCTACCCGCGCACCGAGCGCGCCCGCGGCTACCTGGAGGGGGTGGTCGCCGCGGACCGCCTGCCGCACCTTCCGGCCGCCCGGGGCGGGTGA
- a CDS encoding ThiF family adenylyltransferase, with amino-acid sequence MHPVVKPALRQAWRDLRHVQFGVTAAHAVVMGPVDTATGSLMSLIDGTRGLPRLREEARAIGLPDGHVDALLERLGEAGLVDDVTGGGPAASALRKRKEAYDRLRPDLASLSVVHSEPGGGAARLAARSAMRVQVRGAGRVGAALAALLSASGVGRVDVLDGGRVEPWDVAPGGVPPEAVGERRAVSAQRLVLRSAPGRGRRTARRSDGAPPEPPPLSLVVVAPRDGFPAYAPDPVAAENWMATGTPHLYAGVVEASGVVGPLVLPGGSACAGCLALGRADRDPVWPRMAAQWRTPRRQGTNPGPCDLGLATAVAGTAASHALSFLDGELPTSAGTRWEVSLPLLEWRSRRIRAHRDCPCGAAGQTRGECASGAGTPHDTMAGAAAPTEQFRMVDAARQLGIGGAHV; translated from the coding sequence GTGCATCCGGTGGTGAAGCCTGCACTGCGGCAGGCGTGGCGGGATCTGCGTCATGTGCAGTTCGGGGTGACGGCGGCCCATGCGGTGGTGATGGGGCCCGTGGACACGGCGACCGGCAGCCTGATGTCGCTCATCGACGGCACACGGGGGCTGCCCCGGCTGCGTGAGGAGGCCCGGGCGATAGGGCTCCCCGACGGCCATGTCGACGCTCTCCTGGAGCGGTTGGGAGAGGCGGGCCTGGTGGACGACGTGACGGGTGGGGGTCCGGCGGCCTCCGCTCTGCGGAAACGGAAGGAAGCGTACGACCGGCTGCGCCCGGACCTGGCGTCGCTGTCGGTGGTCCATTCCGAACCGGGCGGCGGCGCGGCCCGGCTGGCTGCCCGCAGCGCGATGCGGGTACAGGTGCGGGGCGCGGGCCGGGTCGGTGCCGCACTCGCCGCCCTGCTGTCCGCCTCCGGGGTGGGCCGGGTCGACGTGCTGGACGGAGGTCGTGTGGAGCCGTGGGACGTGGCGCCCGGCGGGGTGCCCCCGGAGGCCGTCGGGGAACGCAGGGCCGTCTCCGCCCAGCGGCTGGTGCTCAGGTCCGCGCCCGGCCGGGGGCGGCGGACGGCCCGGCGGTCCGACGGCGCACCGCCGGAACCACCACCGCTCTCCCTGGTGGTCGTCGCCCCCCGTGACGGCTTCCCCGCATACGCCCCGGATCCGGTGGCGGCCGAGAACTGGATGGCCACCGGCACCCCCCACCTGTATGCGGGTGTGGTCGAGGCGTCCGGAGTGGTGGGCCCGCTGGTACTGCCGGGAGGCTCGGCGTGCGCCGGCTGTCTCGCACTGGGGCGGGCCGACCGGGACCCGGTGTGGCCGCGGATGGCGGCCCAGTGGCGTACGCCCCGCCGCCAGGGGACGAACCCGGGTCCGTGCGACCTCGGACTGGCCACGGCGGTCGCCGGCACGGCGGCCTCGCACGCCCTGTCGTTCCTGGACGGTGAACTGCCGACCAGCGCGGGCACCCGCTGGGAGGTGTCACTGCCGCTGCTCGAGTGGCGATCGCGGCGGATCCGGGCCCACCGTGACTGTCCCTGCGGCGCGGCTGGGCAGACTCGGGGGGAGTGCGCCTCGGGGGCGGGGACGCCGCACGACACAATGGCCGGGGCAGCGGCGCCGACGGAGCAGTTCCGGATGGTGGACGCGGCGCGGCAGCTGGGAATTGGAGGGGCGCATGTCTGA
- a CDS encoding TerD family protein, with protein sequence MAREFQRGHKARISDLTPGTDLYVGVQISAPGLSFDISCFGLDADERLSDERYFVFFNQPKSPEESIQLLGAQAGDTESFRVTLDRLPAHIHRLSFTATIDGSGHMSQIGPGYIRIVAGGEEVVRYAFTGSEFSTERAVMLGDFYLRDVWRFAAVGQGFDGGLDALLKNFGGEVAEEEPAPQQPQAVPGFAPPAAPAPAPAPSFGVPAGPPAPPAGPPQPPPGFGAPAPQPHAAPTIAAPMSPPAGTVPPPAPPPYGQPPQQPRFGRVPGPPTGQVPAAPAPYAQQPAPYGVPGVPQGVPQGVPGTGPGLEAALQPYEELPTGQRWTPQNQQLMRVDLAVGGTPVLARQGSMVMYQGKVDFGYKGAGFSGRLVGNATGQEMQLMRCSGRGQVFLAEDAAQLHPVELQGDAICVSAENVLAFDESLQHEVRRIEGHGIPGGALFTMQFQGTGTVVVKTRGVPVVLPVTPTTFADANAVVAWSAASQVILSSQVRLRRNAFPGHSGETVNLQFRGAPGNFVVVQPYEV encoded by the coding sequence ATGGCCAGGGAATTCCAACGCGGCCACAAGGCCAGGATCAGTGACCTGACACCGGGGACCGATCTGTACGTGGGTGTGCAGATCTCCGCCCCCGGGCTGAGCTTCGACATCAGCTGCTTCGGTCTCGACGCCGACGAACGGCTGTCGGACGAACGCTATTTCGTCTTCTTCAACCAGCCGAAGTCGCCCGAGGAGTCGATTCAGCTGCTCGGTGCGCAGGCCGGCGACACGGAGTCGTTCCGCGTCACGCTGGACCGCCTTCCCGCGCATATCCACCGGCTGTCGTTCACCGCGACCATCGACGGCTCAGGTCACATGTCGCAGATCGGCCCCGGATACATCCGGATCGTCGCGGGCGGTGAGGAGGTCGTCCGCTACGCCTTCACCGGCTCGGAGTTCTCCACCGAACGCGCCGTGATGCTGGGCGACTTCTACCTCAGGGACGTCTGGCGGTTCGCCGCCGTCGGCCAGGGCTTCGACGGCGGCCTCGACGCGCTGCTGAAGAACTTCGGCGGCGAGGTGGCCGAGGAGGAGCCCGCTCCGCAGCAGCCGCAGGCCGTCCCCGGGTTCGCCCCGCCGGCCGCTCCGGCCCCGGCTCCGGCGCCCTCGTTCGGGGTCCCCGCCGGGCCCCCGGCCCCGCCGGCCGGACCGCCGCAGCCGCCGCCCGGGTTCGGCGCGCCCGCCCCGCAGCCGCACGCGGCGCCGACGATCGCCGCCCCGATGAGCCCGCCCGCCGGTACGGTGCCGCCCCCTGCCCCGCCCCCGTACGGGCAGCCCCCGCAGCAGCCTCGGTTCGGACGGGTCCCGGGCCCGCCGACGGGGCAGGTACCCGCGGCGCCGGCCCCCTACGCGCAGCAGCCCGCCCCGTACGGCGTGCCCGGGGTGCCGCAGGGCGTCCCCCAGGGCGTCCCGGGGACCGGTCCGGGCCTTGAAGCGGCCCTTCAGCCGTACGAGGAGCTGCCCACCGGCCAGCGGTGGACCCCGCAGAACCAGCAGCTGATGCGCGTCGACCTGGCCGTGGGCGGCACACCCGTGCTGGCCCGCCAGGGCAGCATGGTCATGTACCAGGGCAAGGTCGACTTCGGCTACAAGGGCGCCGGCTTCTCCGGTCGGCTCGTCGGGAACGCCACGGGCCAGGAGATGCAGCTGATGCGGTGCAGCGGCCGCGGCCAGGTCTTCCTCGCCGAGGACGCCGCGCAGCTGCACCCCGTCGAACTCCAGGGGGACGCGATCTGCGTCTCCGCGGAGAACGTGCTCGCCTTCGACGAGTCGCTGCAGCACGAGGTCCGCCGCATCGAGGGACACGGCATACCCGGCGGGGCACTGTTCACGATGCAGTTCCAGGGCACCGGCACGGTCGTCGTCAAGACCCGCGGAGTCCCGGTCGTCCTCCCGGTCACGCCCACCACGTTCGCCGACGCCAACGCCGTCGTGGCCTGGTCGGCGGCCTCCCAGGTGATCCTCTCCAGCCAGGTGCGGCTGCGCCGCAACGCCTTCCCGGGCCACAGCGGAGAGACCGTGAACCTCCAGTTCCGGGGAGCCCCCGGCAACTTCGTCGTCGTCCAGCCCTACGAGGTCTGA
- a CDS encoding WhiB family transcriptional regulator, whose product MQLEAHAPSVPPSQTIPPPGPTEDSTLTPLTTLTALDDAIESLGAPVPCRSYDPEVFFAESPADVEYAKSLCRTCPLVEACLAGAKDRREPWGVWGGELFVQGVVVARKRPRGRPRKNPVAA is encoded by the coding sequence GTGCAACTCGAAGCGCACGCCCCGTCCGTACCGCCTTCCCAGACGATCCCCCCGCCCGGCCCCACGGAGGACTCCACCTTGACCCCCCTCACTACGCTCACCGCGCTCGACGACGCCATCGAGAGCCTCGGCGCACCCGTCCCCTGCCGTTCCTACGACCCGGAGGTCTTCTTCGCCGAGTCGCCGGCGGACGTCGAGTACGCCAAGTCCCTCTGCCGCACCTGCCCGCTGGTCGAGGCCTGCCTCGCCGGTGCCAAGGATCGGCGTGAGCCCTGGGGCGTCTGGGGCGGAGAGCTTTTCGTCCAGGGTGTGGTCGTCGCCCGCAAGCGGCCGCGTGGCCGCCCGCGCAAGAACCCGGTAGCGGCATGA
- a CDS encoding AIM24 family protein: protein MQSPLFSHTEQQSQERYAVQNPQLLRVSLSGDDDVLARKGAMVAYQGLIDFDGEYESPGRRGARARTGEGLDLMRCSGQGTVYFANLAQYVHVVDVDQEGITVDSAYVLALDSALHTEVVAVDSRYGISGSGKYQTSITGRGKVALMTSGQPLMMQVTPDRYVSADADAIVAWSSSLRVQMQAQTHSAGVWRRRGDTGEGWELSFLGQGFALVQPSEVLPPQHAQVGQGVRAQFGAGQHGSRGQNQHNVWG from the coding sequence ATGCAGAGCCCGCTTTTCAGCCACACGGAACAGCAGTCCCAGGAGCGCTATGCCGTGCAGAACCCGCAGCTCCTGCGGGTCTCGCTCAGCGGAGACGACGACGTCCTCGCCCGCAAGGGCGCGATGGTCGCCTACCAGGGACTGATCGACTTCGACGGCGAGTACGAATCGCCGGGCCGGCGCGGCGCCCGGGCCCGCACCGGCGAGGGCCTCGATCTCATGCGCTGCTCGGGCCAGGGCACGGTCTACTTCGCCAACCTCGCCCAGTACGTCCACGTGGTGGACGTGGACCAGGAGGGCATCACGGTGGACAGTGCCTATGTGCTGGCGCTGGATTCCGCACTGCACACGGAGGTCGTCGCCGTGGACAGCCGGTACGGCATCTCCGGCTCCGGGAAGTACCAGACCAGCATCACCGGGCGGGGGAAGGTCGCCCTGATGACCTCGGGGCAGCCGCTGATGATGCAGGTCACCCCGGACAGGTACGTGAGCGCGGACGCCGACGCGATCGTCGCCTGGTCGTCCTCGCTGCGGGTGCAGATGCAGGCGCAGACCCACTCCGCCGGGGTCTGGCGCCGCCGGGGCGACACGGGCGAGGGCTGGGAACTGAGCTTCCTCGGGCAGGGTTTCGCACTCGTCCAGCCCAGTGAGGTCCTGCCGCCGCAGCACGCGCAGGTGGGTCAGGGTGTGAGGGCCCAGTTCGGTGCCGGCCAGCATGGATCCCGCGGCCAGAACCAGCACAACGTCTGGGGTTGA